TGATTATTGCTAAGTTCTTTAAGCAATATTTCAGAGAGTTTTTCCTCATAACTTTCTTGATTCACTCTGTTGCTTTCATAGAATTTGTTCAAAATTGGAAaacataattctttttttttttcttcagctaTAATGCATTTCACACCCCGTCGTCATGTGTTGGTTGTGCTTTGTTCTTGTTTTCATTGTTTCTATCCATTAATTAAAGTGATTAATATGGTTTTTGTTTGTTTAGGTTCTTGCTCTGTTTATCGTCTTTTGAAGACAacttaaatataatatttgaaaatttgcTTAAACTCTGGCTTTTGGagactttttttcttttcttatcaGGTAAAACactattaatttttaattagaagataagttttaatatatatatatatatatatatatatatatgatcgaTGAAGAAAATAATAGTAGTATAGGGTATGCTGAAGTGTCATTGCAGAACAATGTAACTTcccaaatttattgaaaaacctCACTTACAATGGAAGAAATACAATGTtaacaagaagaaaaagaaaaaacaaaacccACACAACAATAACAAAGGAAACACACAAAAACAATTACACCAATTGTTTGGTCCACTTCATGATGCTCTTCTTAAATCTCCCTATATTCACTTGTATTGTCACAACAATCCAATCCTTGGTGTTTTCGGTAAACCGAAAACAAGCATGCCTCCACTTTCTCTTGAAAACCAAACTCCCAATTACTCCCCATAATCCGACTGCATATCCAAGTGTTACCACAAAGTAAAACCATATCCTTTCTGACCTACTTTCTTTGTAGTCGTCATCTTCATGGCCATTGCTCATTGGCACAGTTTTTCTTCGATCATCATCACCAGGACATTTCTTTGGCAATGGGAGTCCACATAGTTGATCGTTGCCGACATATATCTCTGGATCATCCATCGTTTGAAGTTGATCTCCTGTTGGAATTTTGCCTGAGAAATTGTTGTGAGCCAAGCCTAGCTTGTTTAGTGACATCAAATTGGACATACTTTGTGGAATTGCACCAAAAAGTTTGTTGTTTGAAAGGTCAAGAGACTCCAATGACTTCAATTCTCCAATCCTGTTCGGTATATTGCCAGACAGATGATTATGGGATAAGTTCAAACCACGCAATGCAGAGAGCATACATAGCTCTTCTGGAATgaccccaactagcttattgcttgaGAGGTCCAAATTATCAAGAAGTAGCAGTATTTTTGTATACTCTAAGTCTCTTCCTTTCATCACCTGTGAAACCTTCTCTGTATCCCATTCTATTTCATAAGCTACAATTACATCTTCTCCTACAGTCATTCCACTAAGATTGCCAAAGCAACGTGGAATTTTCCCACTCAAATTGTTACCTGCAAGATCTAAAATTTTCATTGCAAAAGTTGAAAGGGATACTTCCACTAAACATATTCTTTCGTAGCCTCAAAATTCTTATCATAAGGAGGCTATCTCCTCCAATCCAAGTTGGTAGAGGTCCAGAAATGATATTATCACCAACATCAAAAAGCAACAAGTCAGAGCAATTCGTCAAGGCCAAAGGAAGTTCCCCACTGAGATTGTTATTATTTAGATGCAACCATTTCAGATATGATAGATTCCCGATCGAGCTTGGAATAGTCCCTGACAAGTTGTTATACGATAGATTGATAACAATCACTTCTTGACTCTCTCTCCAATGAGGCAATATCCCAGAAAGCTTGTTTCTTGAAAGATCTAGATTCTGCAAGGATTCTAGTTCGCATATTGAGTCTGGAATTGAACCATTTATCAGGTTGTTGCCAAGATTTAGCGACTCCAAAGAAGGCATAGTGTAATCGATATTCATTGGAAGGTGTCCGCTAATTTTGTTCATAGAGAGATCCAAAGAGGAGAGACTTGACATGATGTGATGCCAATTTGGAAATGTATCAACAATATTAGCATTTGAGATATTCAATTCAGTGGCTTCCCGTTGTGTTTGAAGCCATTGAGGGAACTCATGAGGCCCTTCAACTTTGCAAGAACCCATGTGAATGAGGTTGAGACTAAAAGGAGGGATCCATTCTGAATTAAATTTGCATGAGAAATTGTTGGAATTAATGACCAACTTTTTCAACCTCGTAAGGTTAGCAAAGAGATCCTCAGATACAATACCTTCAAAGAAATTTGATGAAATGTTCAAGGATTCTAGGGATACTAATTTTCCAATTGAATTGGGCAAGCTCCCATTTAACTTATTATACGAAAGATCAAATATTCTCAAACTTGACAATCTTCCCAATGATTCAGGAATTAAACCAGTTAACGATCTAGTACTTCCAAAAAGGATAATCTCACAAGTGATGATGGCATTGGACCATGAAATAAATTTCCAGAAAGGTCAAGGTTCTTCAAAGATTCTAGTTGCTCCAACCAATCTGGCAAAGGACCACTCACTTGGTTACCACTCAAATTTAATAACTCTAGATTATATTTGACACATTGGGTTGAATTTGGATGAGGCTCTAACACATGCCCAATTGAGTTGAATGACAAATCTAATAACTTCAAGGAACATGCATTGTTTATTATGTACAACAAGCCACCTTCTTCAAAGGTGTCATAGTTATTAGATGCAAGGTTAAGGTAAACAAGGCTCTTAAAATCACCTAGCCAGGATGGAATTTTTGAACTACTAGAATAGAAGGTGGATGAAAGATCAAGTACTTCAAGAGAGGTCATGTTTTGGAGATcatgaagaattgatctttgatgAGTATTCATGGAAAGGTCTAGGTATCGAACTTGAGCAGAGAAAGTGGAATTAATCGGATCATAAGCAAATTTGACCATATCTAAATCACACGAAGATAAACTTATATGTGACAGAGAAGGGAGCTTAGTAAGTACCTGCATAAAATCTGATGCTTTCCGGCAATTTACATGATTCATATCCAGGTATTGGAGAGACAAAAGATTTGAAGCCCACTGGAAAGTATGAGTGCTAACACTTGAAAGACCTTGAAGATCAAGAACTTGCAAGATAGTTAGATTTCCAAAATGAAGAGAAATCCTTCCACCAAAGTTTGCATAAGACAGATTTAGATACTTCAGATTCTTCATTGAGCCAAAGAAGTTGGGAATCTTGCTAGAACTGAAGTTGTTTCCGCTGAGGTCCAAGTAGTTGAGATGTTGTAGCTCCAACAAACAGGAGCTGACCTCACGGGCTTGTAAGTCAGGCAGTTGGGATGTTGAGTAATTTGTAAAATAATCGTAATATATTGAAGATCTGAGATCAAGCTTGACAACATGACCTGTGCCTTCATTGCAGCCTACTCCTTTCCATTGGCAGCAATCTTCACCTTCCCATGAAGACAACTTGTGAGAAATATCTTGAAAGCTGTGTTTCAAGTGTAGAAGAGCTTGTCTCTCTCTTTCTATGCAACCGAAAGTAGTACCACTCGTGTTTGATATGCATAGATAGAGAAGAACTAGGAAAGATATCATTTCTGTGCTATGATACCTCCCCATGTTTAAGCAAAGAAGTAGCTTTTTCACTATGGTCTCGGGTGTAAAAATATAGACTGATAATTAGTTGTTTGGGGAACTTGCATTTAAGCAAATAAGAGGAACTTGCATTGAAATTATATAATAATCGAAACATTGACTTATTGGCcagatatataataataataataataataataataataataataataataataataattagaaaaAACGAAGAAAAGCAAATACAATAAGTGTTTTTTGCTCAAAGAAAATTCAAAAGCCGCATGTTTGGACTACATGATGTAATATTTAATTGAGCGGGGAACAAGAAATAAAGATTGGTTTGTAGAAAATGTAATATAATTATGGTATCAACTTCTTCACGTAGTcaactttttttattatatttattattatctatTTTGAGGTGGCATCATGCAATTGGGAAAACTAGAGCTTTAAATACGGACCGAGCTTTCTAGCACGGTACGAAATcggcacgagcccgggaggcacgagtacgacacgacacgaaaaaaATATGGGCCTGGGCcagacacgacacgacacgaattgaaaattggcagggcacggcacgacaagctcgaaggcacgacacgataaaaaacccgatattttgacattaataatcataataatttttatttgtcaattattaataaattaaaatgataatagaagtcttatttttctcaatgtttatatttttataattatattaatttattttaagatttgtgagttaaatttttaggaaatttgcggcataaatacccattttgttcattttgttgctaataagtacccaatttttaaaaattgcggcataaatacccattttgttgctaataagtactcaatttttaaaaattgcagCATAAATAccaattttgttcattttgttgctaataagtacccaatttttaaaaattgctgcattaatactcaaaattccactttttagactctgccgttggtacccacttaacagagttactattaaggacacgtgtactgtcctgataattcttcttttttttcacctaattaattcttcttttttttcacgTATATTTGTTGTTTCTTTTTGCAAGTTGGTACCTGTTTTTGTGCTGAGATATTTAAATGCATATATACACTACAATTGCCATTTCTTTTTAGTTTTATGCACCTCTATTAGTTTTTAAAGAACAATTTGTGAATGTTCTCCGGCAATTATGTTATAGCTCTATTGGTTTATGTTTTTTTGTTATTTGTTGGTTGCAGTAAAGGAGAAAGTTAATGCAGTGATAAAAGGTTAAGAAGCACGTTGTAATCGTGAGAGGACGAGCCAGCTCACGCCTAGTAGGGATGGCTTATATGTCCCTCTCAACGTTTTTTACAATAGAAAATAATTTGTCCAATAAATTTTATAATATCAAATACTGTAAAATTTTATGTAATGCTCACTTTGTAGAGGAccaaatttttgtgattttgagaaaatttctggagaattcatctctgaaggatttcaAAAAAACTCCAAAATCCTAATAAAAAAGGCTCGTGAATTAAGCAGAGTTTactgctgaactacgtaaaaaatcTTCATTGTTctacgaaaaacggcgtcaacataagtattattataaaattattattattattaattttaaaagggAGAAAGGGAAGATATGTTGTTTCTaaact
The Humulus lupulus chromosome 6, drHumLupu1.1, whole genome shotgun sequence DNA segment above includes these coding regions:
- the LOC133784596 gene encoding receptor-like protein EIX2, translated to MGRYHSTEMISFLVLLYLCISNTSGTTFGCIERERQALLHLKHSFQDISHKLSSWEGEDCCQWKGVGCNEGTGHVVKLDLRSSIYYDYFTNYSTSQLPDLQAREVSSCLLELQHLNYLDLSGNNFSSSKIPNFFGSMKNLKYLNLSYANFGGRISLHFGNLTILQVLDLQGLSSVSTHTFQWASNLLSLQYLDMNHVNCRKASDFMQVLTKLPSLSHISLSSCDLDMVKFAYDPINSTFSAQVRYLDLSMNTHQRSILHDLQNMTSLEVLDLSSTFYSSSSKIPSWLGDFKSLVYLNLASNNYDTFEEGGLLYIINNACSLKLLDLSFNSIGHVLEPHPNSTQCVKYNLELLNLSGNQVSGPLPDWLEQLESLKNLDLSGNLFHGPMPSSLVRLSFLEVLDRIVSEDLFANLTRLKKLVINSNNFSCKFNSEWIPPFSLNLIHMGSCKVEGPHEFPQWLQTQREATELNISNANIVDTFPNWHHIMSSLSSLDLSMNKISGHLPMNIDYTMPSLESLNLGNNLINGSIPDSICELESLQNLDLSRNKLSGILPHWRESQEVIVINLSYNNLSGTIPSSIGNLSYLKWLHLNNNNLSGELPLALTNCSDLLLFDVGYERICLVEVSLSTFAMKILDLAGNNLSGKIPRCFGNLSGMTVGEDVIVAYEIEWDTEKVSQVMKGRDLEYTKILLLLDNLDLSSNKLVGVIPEELCMLSALRGLNLSHNHLSGNIPNRIGELKSLESLDLSNNKLFGAIPQSMSNLMSLNKLGLAHNNFSGKIPTGDQLQTMDDPEIYVGNDQLCGLPLPKKCPGDDDRRKTVPMSNGHEDDDYKESRSERIWFYFVVTLGYAVGLWGVIGSLVFKRKWRHACFRFTENTKDWIVVTIQVNIGRFKKSIMKWTKQLV